From the Leptolyngbya sp. O-77 genome, one window contains:
- a CDS encoding NAD(P)H-quinone oxidoreductase subunit O — protein sequence MAVKKGDVVRVVREKLENSLEAAASDTRFPSYIFETKGEVLDARGDYLLVQFGHVPTPNMWLRADQLEKFE from the coding sequence ATGGCAGTCAAGAAGGGCGATGTGGTGCGCGTAGTGCGCGAAAAGCTGGAAAACAGTCTGGAAGCAGCGGCGAGCGACACGCGCTTTCCGTCCTACATTTTTGAGACCAAGGGTGAAGTGCTGGACGCACGGGGCGACTACCTGCTGGTGCAGTTTGGCCATGTGCCGACGCCGAATATGTGGCTGCGGGCCGATCAATTGGAAAAATTTGAGTAG
- a CDS encoding FdhF/YdeP family oxidoreductase, with the protein MKSVESIMAELMPAVPPQFFETQSIAELQQLSSMEADRLGRLSVPMILRAGRSHYERVSWDEVYAFATAAFQKSPERIASYSSGRSSNEAAFLLQLLLRTLGSNNLADCSDLCHAPSTVGLKEVLGTSTSTVSLEGLKQSDCVVLMGSNAPYNHPRLMNELIKLRDRGGSVIVINPIMEVGLVKFGSPAFPLKSLIPGSDISSHYLQPIPGSDVTLLTGIQKALLERNQVDWDFLKAHTEGWEAVVEQARSTSWEAIAQGCGVSQPEIEAAAAMIGNAKRVVFAWAMGITHHANSVDNVWNIVNTALMTGNLGKPGAGVMPIRGHSNVQGFGSMGVTVKLKQEIQQALEKLLGRSLNLPPGYHTRDLIEAAEAGQVDTLLALGGNLYGANPDTAQAKRALGNIDTIIYLATKPNPGHFHGLAKTNTIVIPVFNRFENPHKTTVESGNNFVRMNDPGQTHLKQADLIAEVTFLTELAHRLLGNAPVDWRKLQDTRYIRQLIAKTIPGYEKIAALDDGGEEFTISGRILTQPQFKTPSGKAQMKLTPLPDLSLPDPSHFGAADGTTGLVLALITARSYSQHNTVVYKEGDRYRGMPHRHCILLNPLDAARAGLAEHQRVTVRGEAGQLDGVEVIFGAVRPGAALMFYPEVNAIFHAKTDKRCGTPGYKRVPVWVEGNR; encoded by the coding sequence ATGAAAAGCGTTGAGTCGATCATGGCGGAGCTAATGCCAGCCGTGCCGCCGCAGTTTTTTGAGACGCAGAGCATCGCAGAACTCCAGCAACTTTCGTCAATGGAGGCAGATCGGCTGGGGCGGCTGAGTGTGCCGATGATCTTGCGGGCGGGGCGATCGCACTATGAGCGCGTCAGTTGGGATGAGGTGTATGCGTTCGCCACTGCTGCCTTCCAAAAATCACCTGAGCGGATTGCGTCCTATAGTTCGGGGCGCAGTTCCAACGAAGCTGCATTCCTCCTGCAACTCCTGTTGCGGACGCTGGGATCGAATAATCTCGCCGACTGTTCTGACCTGTGTCATGCTCCTTCCACCGTGGGGTTAAAAGAAGTGCTGGGAACCAGTACCTCGACCGTCAGCTTGGAGGGGCTGAAGCAGTCCGATTGCGTTGTGCTGATGGGTTCCAATGCGCCCTACAACCATCCGCGCCTAATGAATGAGCTAATCAAATTGCGCGATCGCGGCGGTTCCGTAATTGTGATCAACCCCATCATGGAGGTGGGGCTGGTCAAGTTCGGTTCGCCAGCCTTTCCGCTGAAATCGCTCATTCCCGGCTCAGACATTTCCTCCCACTACTTGCAGCCCATTCCTGGCAGCGACGTGACGCTGCTGACGGGCATCCAAAAGGCGCTGCTGGAGCGCAATCAGGTGGACTGGGACTTTCTCAAGGCGCACACCGAAGGCTGGGAAGCGGTCGTGGAACAGGCCCGCAGCACAAGTTGGGAAGCGATCGCCCAGGGATGCGGCGTGTCTCAGCCGGAAATTGAAGCGGCGGCGGCGATGATTGGCAATGCAAAGCGCGTCGTGTTTGCCTGGGCGATGGGCATTACGCACCACGCGAACAGTGTGGACAACGTGTGGAATATTGTGAACACGGCTCTGATGACGGGGAATTTGGGCAAACCCGGCGCGGGGGTGATGCCGATTCGCGGACATTCCAACGTTCAGGGCTTTGGCTCCATGGGCGTGACGGTGAAGCTGAAGCAGGAGATTCAGCAGGCGCTAGAAAAGCTGCTGGGGCGATCGCTCAACTTGCCACCGGGTTATCATACTCGCGATCTGATCGAAGCCGCAGAGGCAGGTCAGGTCGATACGCTATTGGCGCTGGGCGGCAACCTCTACGGCGCAAACCCCGACACCGCCCAGGCAAAACGCGCCCTCGGCAACATCGACACGATTATTTATCTGGCGACCAAGCCTAATCCGGGACACTTTCACGGGCTGGCCAAAACGAATACGATTGTGATTCCAGTCTTCAACCGCTTTGAAAATCCGCACAAAACCACGGTGGAGTCGGGCAACAACTTTGTGCGAATGAATGATCCGGGTCAGACCCATCTGAAGCAGGCAGATCTGATTGCCGAAGTTACATTTCTCACAGAACTAGCGCATCGGCTGCTGGGCAACGCCCCGGTAGACTGGCGCAAGCTGCAAGATACGCGCTACATTCGCCAACTGATTGCCAAAACGATTCCTGGCTACGAAAAGATTGCTGCTTTGGACGACGGCGGTGAAGAGTTCACCATTTCGGGGCGGATCTTGACCCAGCCCCAGTTCAAAACGCCCTCTGGCAAAGCGCAGATGAAGCTGACACCGCTGCCCGATCTGTCGCTGCCCGACCCCAGTCACTTTGGCGCGGCCGATGGCACAACCGGGCTGGTGCTGGCGCTAATCACCGCCCGCAGCTATTCGCAGCACAATACGGTGGTCTACAAGGAGGGCGATCGCTATCGAGGGATGCCCCATCGCCACTGCATTTTGCTGAATCCGCTAGACGCGGCCCGCGCTGGGCTTGCAGAACACCAGAGGGTGACGGTGCGGGGCGAGGCGGGTCAGCTAGACGGCGTGGAAGTAATTTTCGGGGCGGTGCGTCCCGGTGCGGCGCTGATGTTTTATCCCGAAGTGAACGCAATTTTTCATGCCAAAACGGACAAGCGCTGCGGCACGCCGGGCTACAAGCGAGTGCCCGTGTGGGTTGAGGGCAACAGGTAA